The proteins below come from a single Eubacterium limosum genomic window:
- a CDS encoding bifunctional ADP-dependent NAD(P)H-hydrate dehydratase/NAD(P)H-hydrate epimerase, with amino-acid sequence MKVVTPQEMAQMDQKTIASGISGIDLMEKAGTECTRVIESTLKEDMLICVICGPGNNGGDGQVIARQLSEKGFSVQVFFTESADKMSPDSQTNYSRLQETRAVVQFLSHEAGLEGFEASLAGADLVVDAVFGTGLKDRPLGEWYEKLLNAVNACGKRIVAIDIPSGLRGDNGLTLDAAVEADQTIIIQNYKVGCLLNDGPDYVGEPVLVDIGIDENCIENNKYFVQKQNLLCPVKRKKNSHKYDYGSVVIIAGSKGMIGAGLLATEGALKSGAGLVTSYVPLEVYLPVAARSPVEVMIKTYDCNITGEDIEHDRKRVVLIGPGIGRKKNYSIILNDLLYNTTVPVVIDADGLFHLSRNLDVLRESKTPVILTPHFGEFSTLTGVDREDILEDPIGYGRRFAEEYQVVLVLKGYRSMIFSPEGEVFFNSTSNPGMATAGSGDVLAGMIAGFAGQSVDLLEAAKAGVFYHGAAGDYYAERYGESTLTARNIIDSFKYVLN; translated from the coding sequence ATGAAGGTGGTAACGCCACAGGAAATGGCACAAATGGACCAGAAAACAATTGCTTCCGGTATCAGTGGAATTGATTTGATGGAAAAAGCCGGTACAGAGTGTACCCGGGTGATTGAAAGCACGCTGAAGGAGGATATGCTGATCTGTGTGATCTGCGGTCCAGGCAATAACGGCGGCGATGGCCAGGTCATTGCCCGACAGCTCAGCGAAAAGGGATTTTCGGTTCAGGTGTTCTTTACCGAATCGGCGGATAAGATGTCTCCGGACAGCCAGACCAACTACAGCCGTCTTCAGGAGACCCGTGCAGTCGTCCAGTTTTTGTCGCATGAGGCTGGCCTTGAAGGTTTTGAGGCCTCTCTGGCCGGAGCAGATCTGGTGGTGGACGCTGTTTTTGGAACAGGACTTAAGGACCGCCCGCTGGGAGAATGGTATGAGAAGCTGTTGAACGCCGTTAACGCGTGTGGAAAACGCATTGTCGCCATTGATATTCCTTCCGGCCTGCGGGGGGATAACGGGCTGACATTGGATGCTGCCGTGGAGGCAGATCAGACCATTATTATCCAGAACTATAAGGTGGGCTGTCTGCTGAACGATGGTCCGGACTATGTGGGCGAGCCGGTGCTTGTGGACATCGGAATTGACGAAAACTGCATCGAAAACAACAAATATTTTGTGCAGAAGCAAAACCTGCTCTGTCCGGTAAAGCGTAAAAAGAATTCCCATAAATACGATTATGGCTCAGTGGTGATTATCGCAGGCTCAAAAGGGATGATTGGCGCAGGACTTTTGGCCACCGAAGGCGCCCTGAAGAGCGGCGCGGGCCTGGTTACCAGCTATGTCCCGCTGGAGGTTTATCTGCCGGTGGCGGCGCGCTCTCCGGTTGAGGTTATGATCAAAACCTACGACTGTAATATTACCGGAGAAGATATTGAGCACGACCGCAAGCGCGTGGTGCTCATAGGACCGGGGATTGGCCGTAAAAAGAATTACAGCATTATTTTAAACGACCTGCTGTACAATACCACAGTCCCGGTAGTCATCGACGCCGATGGGCTTTTCCACCTGTCCAGAAATCTGGACGTACTCAGGGAGTCCAAAACACCAGTTATCCTGACGCCCCATTTTGGCGAATTCTCGACGCTTACCGGCGTAGACCGGGAAGACATTCTGGAAGATCCCATTGGCTATGGCCGCCGTTTTGCAGAGGAATACCAGGTAGTGCTGGTGCTTAAGGGCTACAGATCCATGATATTCAGCCCAGAGGGCGAGGTCTTTTTTAATTCAACCAGCAACCCGGGAATGGCGACCGCCGGTTCCGGCGATGTGCTGGCCGGGATGATCGCAGGCTTTGCGGGACAGAGCGTGGACCTGCTTGAGGCGGCGAAGGCTGGCGTTTTTTATCACGGCGCCGCTGGCGATTACTACGCTGAACGTTATGGTGAAAGCACCCTGACAGCGAGAAATATCATTGATTCGTTTAAATATGTACTCAATTAG
- a CDS encoding YebC/PmpR family DNA-binding transcriptional regulator, with amino-acid sequence MSGHSKWANIKNRKGKQDAAKGKVFTKMAKYIAVAAREGGSDPEMNAKLRDAVAKAKAANMPNDNIDRAIKKGAGELQGAVYEEITYEGYGPSGVAVIVQCLTDNKNRTAGDVRHAFDKNGGNLGTSGCVSFMFTKKGRIMIEKSDAIDEDELMMVALDAGAEDMETSDEGYEISTTPEDFAAVMDALRDNGIEVLSGEVAMIPSTETSLSEEDAKKMEKMLDMFDDNDDIQEVWHNWNEE; translated from the coding sequence ATGTCAGGACATTCAAAATGGGCCAATATTAAAAACAGAAAAGGGAAACAGGATGCTGCCAAGGGTAAGGTTTTTACTAAAATGGCAAAATACATCGCTGTCGCTGCGCGTGAAGGCGGATCAGACCCTGAAATGAACGCGAAACTGCGCGACGCCGTGGCAAAGGCAAAGGCTGCCAACATGCCGAATGATAACATTGACCGCGCCATTAAAAAGGGTGCCGGTGAGCTTCAGGGCGCTGTGTATGAAGAAATTACCTATGAAGGCTACGGCCCATCAGGTGTTGCGGTTATTGTGCAGTGTCTGACTGACAATAAAAACAGAACCGCGGGCGATGTGCGCCACGCTTTTGATAAAAACGGCGGAAACCTTGGAACCAGCGGCTGTGTAAGCTTTATGTTTACCAAAAAAGGCCGTATCATGATCGAAAAGAGCGACGCCATCGACGAGGATGAACTGATGATGGTTGCCCTGGACGCAGGTGCGGAGGATATGGAAACTTCAGATGAAGGTTACGAAATCTCCACCACCCCAGAGGATTTCGCGGCGGTTATGGACGCCTTGAGAGATAACGGCATCGAGGTGTTATCCGGCGAGGTTGCCATGATCCCATCTACCGAAACCTCATTAAGCGAAGAGGACGCTAAAAAAATGGAAAAAATGCTGGATATGTTTGACGATAACGATGATATCCAGGAAGTATGGCACAACTGGAACGAAGAATAA
- a CDS encoding YigZ family protein translates to MEQQDYLTVLTPFETELEIKKSRFIGRVYPIQDETEADTILAGVKKEHYKATHVCSAWVLNTVPARQKASDDGEPSGTAGKPILEVINKRAVKNVLVLVIRYFGGIKLGAGGLIRAYSGTAAEVLNQCEVVKKQFSDIIKVEIDYTSYGGLMNVLAAAGYKPAAESFGEKVGLDFEIEVKKTEGFLALIRETTNGRFDYAVVEQRYVDIPFLN, encoded by the coding sequence ATGGAACAGCAGGATTATCTGACAGTGCTCACCCCTTTTGAGACAGAGCTTGAGATTAAAAAATCCCGTTTTATCGGGCGAGTTTATCCCATTCAGGATGAAACTGAGGCGGATACGATTCTCGCCGGGGTAAAAAAAGAGCATTACAAGGCCACCCACGTTTGCTCTGCCTGGGTTCTGAACACGGTTCCGGCCCGCCAGAAGGCAAGCGACGACGGCGAGCCCTCGGGAACGGCCGGGAAGCCGATTCTGGAGGTCATTAACAAGCGCGCGGTTAAAAATGTACTGGTGCTGGTCATCCGCTATTTTGGCGGGATCAAGCTGGGCGCTGGCGGTCTTATCCGGGCCTACAGCGGGACAGCGGCCGAAGTTCTGAACCAGTGCGAGGTGGTCAAGAAGCAGTTTTCTGACATTATTAAAGTTGAGATCGACTATACGAGCTACGGCGGACTGATGAATGTACTGGCCGCCGCAGGCTATAAGCCAGCCGCCGAAAGCTTTGGCGAAAAGGTGGGTCTGGACTTTGAAATCGAGGTAAAGAAAACCGAGGGTTTCCTGGCGCTGATCCGGGAAACCACCAACGGGCGTTTTGATTACGCGGTTGTGGAACAGCGCTACGTGGACATACCTTTTTTAAATTAA